In Carassius carassius chromosome 19, fCarCar2.1, whole genome shotgun sequence, a single genomic region encodes these proteins:
- the stx19 gene encoding syntaxin-19, producing the protein MKDRMEELRQRMKASDKLVDNNPFNEEEEEDMDPSSLIGLQAVIFETEPVLENFLKEAQSIRDSIEELNSEVSKFSQQQSNFVATIRRLSIMKKESSMTRDIKLLAESLHKRLDMLSKQAKQTEAELGPDVATSRIQKAQHAALFHQFQQVMRQHNDSILSKQNKCKQFIIRQLEVSGREVSEDEVDDMIEQGKWEIFNENIIVDAKITRTQLSEIEQRHKELLNLESNMKDLRDLFLEVFMLVEEQGHQIENIQANVEKTQDYVAVTKEKFKMAARYKKKNPLRRLCCCCCPWFR; encoded by the coding sequence ATGAAGGACCGCATGGAGGAGTTGCGTCAGCGAATGAAGGCCAGCGATAAGCTGGTGGACAACAACCCCTTcaacgaggaggaggaggaggacatgGACCCGTCCTCTCTCATAGGCCTGCAGGCTGTGATCTTCGAGACAGAGCCGGTCCTGGAGAACTTCCTGAAGGAGGCTCAGAGCATTCGTGACAGCATCGAGGAGCTGAACTCTGAAGTCAGTAAGTTCAGCCAGCAGCAGAGCAACTTTGTGGCCACCATCAGGCGCCTCAGCATCATGAAAAAGGAGAGCAGCATGACACGAGACATCAAGCTGTTGGCCGAGAGCCTGCATAAAAGGTTAGACATGCTTTCCAAGCAGGCTAAGCAAACCGAGGCCGAGCTGGGCCCGGATGTCGCCACGTCCCGTATCCAGAAGGCCCAGCACGCAGCCCTCTTTCACCAGTTCCAGCAGGTAATGCGCCAACACAATGACTCGATCCTGAGCAAGCAGAACAAATGCAAGCAGTTCATCATCCGGCAGTTGGAGGTATCGGGCCGCGAGGTGTCCGAAGATGAGGTGGACGACATGATAGAGCAGGGCAAGTGGGAGATCTTCAATGAGAACATCATAGTGGATGCAAAGATCACCCGTACGCAGCTTTCAGAGATCGAGCAGCGCCACAAAGAGCTCCTGAACCTGGAGAGCAACATGAAGGACCTGCGAGATCTCTTTCTAGAAGTGTTCATGCTGGTGGAAGAGCAAGGCCACCAGATCGAGAACATACAAGCCAATGTGGAGAAGACGCAAGACTATGTAGCGGTCACGAAGGAGAAGTTCAAAATGGCTGCGAGATACAAGAAGAAGAACCCTCTCAGAAGACTGTGCTGTTGTTGCTGTCCTTGGTTCAGATAG